The following coding sequences lie in one Deltaproteobacteria bacterium genomic window:
- the guaB gene encoding IMP dehydrogenase — translation MLPEKVTESLTFDDVLLVPAESAILPRDVDISTSLTKDIRLYMPLISSAMDTVTEAQTAITMAREGGIGIIHRNMSITTQAAEVDKVKKSESGMIVDPITVDPDQRIYEALEIMRKYRISGVPVTRQGKLLGILTNRDLRFETQLDQPISAVMTKENLVTAPVGITLEESKRLLHKNRIEKLLVVDENNNLKGLITIKDIEKTIKYPNSCKDSLGRLRVGAAVGVSADREARVEALLKAGADVIVIDTAHGHSRRVVEAIRETKRVFPQCQLIAGNIATAEGTEALIQAGADAVKVGVGPGSICTTRVIAGVGVPQITAIQESARVAQRYDIPLISDGGIKFSGDITKALAAGADTVMIGSLFAGTDESPGEMVLYQGRSYKMYRGMGSLEAMKSGSKDRYYQDDVESEIKLVPEGIEGRVPYKGPLSSSVYQLLGGLRAGMGYLGCRSLKELKEKSRFTRITSAGLRESHVHDVIITKEAPNYSVGEENPFKES, via the coding sequence ATGCTCCCCGAAAAAGTAACCGAAAGCCTCACCTTCGACGATGTCCTTCTGGTTCCGGCCGAATCCGCGATTCTCCCTCGCGATGTAGATATCTCCACGAGTCTGACGAAAGACATCCGGCTGTACATGCCCCTGATCAGTTCCGCCATGGATACCGTAACCGAAGCTCAAACCGCCATCACCATGGCCCGGGAAGGGGGGATCGGAATCATCCACCGCAACATGTCCATCACCACCCAAGCGGCGGAGGTGGACAAGGTGAAAAAATCGGAAAGCGGCATGATCGTGGATCCCATTACCGTGGACCCAGATCAAAGAATTTACGAAGCCTTGGAAATCATGCGTAAATACCGTATATCGGGTGTCCCCGTGACCCGCCAGGGGAAGCTTTTGGGAATTTTGACCAACCGCGATTTAAGGTTTGAGACCCAGCTGGATCAGCCCATTTCAGCCGTGATGACCAAAGAAAACCTGGTGACGGCGCCTGTGGGTATCACTCTGGAAGAATCGAAGCGCCTTTTGCACAAAAACCGGATCGAGAAACTTCTGGTCGTAGATGAAAACAACAACCTCAAAGGGTTGATCACCATCAAGGATATTGAGAAGACCATTAAATATCCCAATTCGTGCAAAGACAGCCTGGGGCGGTTACGCGTTGGGGCGGCCGTGGGCGTTTCCGCAGACCGGGAAGCCCGGGTGGAGGCCTTGCTGAAAGCTGGCGCCGATGTGATCGTCATCGATACCGCCCATGGCCATTCCCGGCGAGTGGTAGAGGCCATACGGGAGACCAAGCGGGTCTTTCCCCAATGTCAGCTGATCGCCGGAAACATAGCCACGGCCGAGGGAACGGAAGCTTTGATCCAAGCCGGAGCAGATGCCGTAAAAGTGGGAGTGGGGCCGGGATCGATCTGCACGACGCGGGTGATTGCCGGCGTAGGAGTTCCTCAGATTACTGCCATCCAGGAGAGCGCCCGGGTGGCTCAGCGCTACGATATTCCCCTGATCTCTGACGGGGGTATCAAATTTTCAGGCGACATCACCAAAGCGCTGGCCGCGGGCGCGGATACAGTGATGATCGGAAGCCTTTTCGCGGGAACTGACGAAAGTCCGGGTGAGATGGTACTCTACCAGGGGCGGAGTTATAAGATGTACCGGGGAATGGGCTCCTTAGAGGCCATGAAGAGCGGCAGCAAAGACCGCTATTATCAAGACGATGTGGAATCAGAGATTAAACTTGTACCGGAAGGAATCGAAGGGCGTGTTCCCTACAAAGGACCCTTATCCTCGAGCGTCTATCAATTATTGGGAGGATTACGCGCGGGAATGGGGTACCTGGGATGCCGCAGCCTAAAAGAATTGAAGGAAAAAAGCCGATTCACCCGAATTACCAGTGCGGGGTTACGGGAGAGCCATGTCCATGATGTAATCATTACCAAAGAAGCTCCCAACTACAGCGTGGGAGAAGAGAATCCCTTTAAGGAATCTTAA
- the guaA gene encoding glutamine-hydrolyzing GMP synthase: MQAKAFQGRILILDYGSQTTQLIARRVRECQVYCEIHPYHIDLKAIQAFNPRGIILSGGPASVYETQAPLSPPELFRLGIPTLGICYGMQLMTHVLGGEVGKSLKREYGRSELIVDDAEDLFAGLDRGASIQVWMSHGDRIEVPPPGFRAIAHSSNSPVAAIKNKELRAFGVQFHPEVVHTPVGKEILKNFLWRICQCPADWTMESFVTRTIRSLQEEIGEGKVLCALSGGVDSSVVALLLHRAVGNQLTSIFVDNGVLRKEEAQKVQKLFGKHLGLNLRAVDASDLFLEKLAGVVEPEQKRKIIGNEFIFLFEKEAHKIGGAKFLAQGTLYPDVIESISFKGPSAKIKSHHNVGGLPERMHLKLIEPLKELFKDEVRAVGKEIGLPREIIERQPFPGPGLAVRILGPVTREDLSILREADAIVEEEFRRTGWYMKVWQSFAVLLPVQTVGVMGDERTYERVVALRVVQSLDGMTADWVPLPPELLGTISNRIINEVKGVNRVVYDISSKPPSTIEWE; the protein is encoded by the coding sequence ATGCAGGCCAAAGCTTTTCAAGGCCGAATTTTAATCCTCGATTATGGATCGCAGACCACCCAGTTAATTGCCCGCCGGGTGCGCGAATGCCAGGTTTATTGCGAAATCCATCCGTATCATATTGACTTGAAGGCCATCCAGGCTTTCAACCCGAGGGGAATCATCCTCTCCGGAGGGCCGGCCAGCGTGTACGAAACCCAAGCTCCTCTTAGCCCGCCCGAACTTTTCCGCTTAGGCATTCCTACCCTGGGCATCTGCTATGGCATGCAGCTCATGACCCACGTCTTGGGGGGCGAAGTCGGTAAATCGCTGAAGCGCGAGTATGGCCGCAGCGAACTGATTGTCGATGACGCCGAGGACCTTTTTGCCGGATTGGATCGTGGGGCGTCCATCCAGGTGTGGATGAGCCATGGCGATCGCATTGAAGTCCCGCCGCCAGGATTCCGGGCCATCGCCCATTCCAGTAATTCCCCGGTGGCCGCGATCAAGAATAAAGAACTGAGAGCCTTTGGGGTACAGTTTCATCCGGAAGTTGTCCATACTCCGGTAGGCAAAGAGATTCTAAAAAATTTTCTTTGGCGCATTTGTCAATGTCCAGCCGATTGGACGATGGAATCCTTCGTCACCCGCACCATTCGCTCCCTGCAGGAAGAGATTGGCGAGGGAAAGGTGCTCTGTGCTCTGAGTGGGGGGGTAGATTCTTCGGTTGTCGCCCTGCTCTTGCACCGAGCGGTGGGTAACCAGTTGACCAGCATCTTCGTAGACAATGGGGTGTTACGCAAAGAGGAAGCGCAAAAAGTCCAGAAACTCTTTGGCAAGCATCTGGGGTTAAACCTCCGGGCAGTGGATGCAAGCGATTTATTCCTGGAAAAATTGGCAGGTGTGGTGGAACCGGAACAAAAAAGGAAGATCATCGGCAATGAGTTCATCTTCTTGTTCGAAAAAGAGGCCCACAAAATCGGCGGGGCTAAGTTTTTGGCCCAGGGGACTCTTTATCCCGATGTGATAGAGTCCATATCGTTTAAGGGGCCCTCAGCCAAGATCAAGAGCCACCACAACGTGGGCGGTTTGCCCGAGCGCATGCATCTCAAGCTGATTGAACCCCTGAAGGAACTCTTCAAGGATGAGGTGCGGGCGGTGGGCAAAGAAATCGGATTGCCCCGGGAGATCATCGAACGCCAACCCTTTCCAGGACCTGGTTTGGCCGTGCGGATCCTGGGGCCGGTAACCCGCGAAGACCTGTCCATCCTCCGGGAAGCTGATGCCATTGTGGAGGAGGAATTTCGGAGGACGGGGTGGTATATGAAAGTTTGGCAGTCCTTTGCCGTCCTTCTTCCCGTACAAACCGTGGGAGTCATGGGGGATGAGCGGACCTACGAGCGGGTCGTGGCTTTAAGAGTGGTCCAAAGTTTGGACGGGATGACCGCCGATTGGGTGCCGTTACCTCCGGAACTTCTGGGGACGATTTCCAACCGCATCATCAACGAAGTAAAAGGCGTCAACCGGGTAGTTTATGATATATCCTCCAAACCTCCCAGCACGATTGAGTGGGAATAA